The genome window TTCGTTCAGTAAATGCATTATCCGTAAATCCTCCGGCAAAGCCAATAACATCATTCAAATTTTCATTTTTAGTTACTTCATATAAACCAGGTCTTTTTACTTCACCGGTTAATTCTATTCTGTTTTCATATGCATTTACTTTTATAACGTCTTGATCCTGCAAACGTATATTGCCTTTTGCCTCACCTTTAGTTAAAAAATCATATATATCAAGAATGGCTATTGTTTTATTGTTTCTGACCACTTTAATATTACGCATAGACCCATTTTTATTGGGCCCGCCAGAGGCATATAAAGCGTTAAACACAGTAGCTAGTGAGGGTAATGTGTAAGTGCCTGGGAGATTGACTTCTCCAATTATTAATACTTTAATGCTTCTAATGTTTCCCAAAGTAATACTTACACTGGTTTCACCGGTATTAATTCTATCGTATACTTTGGTTAAATTCTGAGTTATTTTTTTTCTGGCTTGCTCAATCGTTAATCCTGATACCTGCACAGGGCCTACATAAGGAATTCTTATATTACCGTCAGGAGAAATCTTTAAGTTAAAAGTTTCTTCTGAAAAACCATAAATATCAATGATTAATTCATCGTCAGGACCTAGCTGATAGTTAGTAGGCGTTGCAATTTTTAAATTGGGTTCGAAAGTAAGATTCTTATTGTTAAATAATTCGGCACCAAACACTTTTGGCCTGATCTCTGAAAATACTAAATCTTCATTATTGATTTCAGCATTATTGTTGTCGGTTTTACCTCTACTGCCTTGATTATTATTGTTATTGGTAGGAGTTGAATTACCTAAATTTTCTATCCTTGTTTTTAACTTGGCAAATTCGCTACTGGACATTTTACGTTTAGTAGCTTCCTGCTCCAATTGATTCATGGATAATCCTCTAGATTGTGCTTTATTCCAAAAGTCAGCAATTTGATCATCGCTTAATTCATTGACTTTTACTTTTGAAAGATTTTGAAAATTTAGCACCTGTCCAATAGCGCTAAATGATAAAAAGATAATTAAAAATGTACTTAAGCAAATTTTTATTTTACTCATAAGGTTTCGCTAATGGGCTTATTTATTGAATTTAGGTCGCAAAGTAACACTAATAACCTAATTTTAATAATTACGATGTTTTTTTACCTTATGGAGGATAGATTAATTGCTAAATAAGCTTTAATTGCGCTTGAAATAATATTGATAAATTGTTGGTGAAATAAGGTTTTAAATCAATTATTTCGCTTTTTGTTGTATTGAGTTTTTTGTATGAATAAAATTAAGTTAAATGTGTTAGGCTTAAGCAGTGGGCAAACCAGCGGCAGCTATACACTTATATTGGGGGAAGCTAATGGCAATAGACGCTTACCTATTGTTATTGGTAGTTTTGAGGCGCAAGCCATTGCTATTGAAATTGAAAAAATTGTTCCTTTCAGGCCAATGACGCATGATTTGTTTTTGAGTTTTTTTAAAGAGTTTGGAATAGAACTGGTAGAAGTACAGATATATAATTTGAATGAAGGCGTATTTCATGCAAAGCTAGTTTGCGACCAAATGGGTATTATAAAAGAAATTGAAGCAAGAACGAGCGATAGTATTGCTTTAGCTGTTAGGTTTAAATGTGCTATATACACTTTTGATGATATTATGGAGGAGGCTGGGATTATAATTGATGCCAGTGAGGAGGAAGAAGACGATACTTTTATTGAAGATGAAATAGAAAAAACAATTGATATTAAAGCAGCAAAGACCAATGATTTTTCTAAGTTAAATTTAGACGATTTAAATAAATTATTGCAGGAAGCACTGAACATTGAAGATTATGCAATAGCAGCAAAAATTAGAGATGAAATCGAATTGAGGAAGAAATAAAAATGATGGAAAAATACACAGGTATTTTAGGTATATTAGGTATATTAGGATTAGCCTTTTTGTTGTCAAACAATAAAAAGAGAATAAACTATAGATTGGTTTTTAGTGGACTGGCTTTACAGTTATTGCTAGCGTTATTAATTTTAAAAGTACCTGCCGTAACATCCTTTTTTCAATTGATTGGACGTGGAATGCAAAAAATAGAAGGTTTTGCGAGAGAAGGAGCCAAGTTTTGTTTTGGAGGCGTATTGCCTAATCCACCTGAAGCCGCTAAAGTTTTTGGTGCAAATAATTCCTTTATTTTTGCTTTAAACATTCCTGCCACTATCATCTTGGTTTGTGTTTTAGTTGCCATTTTATATCATTTTGGTATTATGCAACGTATTGTGGCTGTGATAGCAAAAGGAGTTTATTTTATTATGCGAGCCAGCGGGGCTGAAACCCTGTCAAATGTCGCAAGTGCTTTTGTTGGACAAGTAGAGGCGCAGGTTATGATACGTCCGTATTTACAAACAATGACCAAAAGTGAAATACTGGCCAGCATGAGTGGGAGTATGGCTTGTATTTCGGGAGGTATATTAATTGTTTATGTTAATATGGGTATTCCTGCCGAATATTTAATTGCAGCCAGTTTAATGGCAGCTCCGGCCAGTTTAGTTATAGCTAAAATAATTTATCCGGAAGTGGAAGAATCGCAAACAAAAAACGAAATAAAAGTAGAGGTTAAAAGCCATTACACCAATGTAATTGATGCTATTTCTCACGGAGCATCGGATGGTATGAAAATATCAATAAACATTGTAGCTATGCTGATAGGTTTTATAGCCTTAATTTCTTTAATAAATTATATAATAGGAAAAGCATTTCCCGGCTTAAGTCTGGATATTATTTTTGGCTACTTATTTTACCCATTTGCCTACGTAATGGGGGTTCCCAAGCAAGATATAATGCAAGTAGCTACATTTATGGGACAGAAACTGAGTATAAATGAATTTGTAGCTTATAATAGCTTAACAGCAGTAAAGCAAACTTTAACCCCAAAGGCAATAGCCATTGCTAGTTTTGCTTTATGTGGTTTTGCAAATTTCAGTTCAGTTGGAATGCAAATAGGTGGTATTGGAGCTTTGGCACCCGAAAGAAGAGGTGATTTAGCTAAGCTGGGACTTAAAGCACTTTTATGTGGCACTTTAGCCAGTTACTTAAGTGCTTGTTTAGCAGGAATAATTATGTAAAAAAAACCGCCCGCTTGAATAAACAAGCAAGGCGGAATTTCATTTAACCTCTAAACATTTTCAATTACGAAAACAAATTCAATTATATAGACACTAAGTTTGTTTTATTGGTTGCACTCCAATGTTCGTTTTATTTAAATGAAAGTTTTATTTACTTAAATAATGCAATCATTTATCCAAAATAGGTTTTTAGTTTTTCAATTAAAATGGTAGGAGCCAAGCAAGGCTTTTTTGTTTTCATATCAATGTTTACCAATACTACCTCAGCCTTTGCTATTAAAATAGTTGTATCACGATATATTTCGTAATGAAAGTGGTTACGTATTTTGGGTAACTCTTTCATCATAGTTACTATTGTTAGTTCATCATCGTAATAAGCAGGTTTAATGTACTGACATTGTAAACTAATAACAGGCATCATAATTCCATTTTCTTCAAAACTTTTGTAGGTAAGCCCCATTTGTCTTAAAGCGTCCGTTCTTCCAATTTCTAAATATTGAGCATAATTGCCATGGTATACTACACCCATTTGGTCCGTTTCTGCATACCTGACTCTTACTGTTGTTTTACTTTCAAACATAAACTTACTGGATAATTTTGAACTCCGTTCTCCTGTTTTTACTTCTATTGCTCTCCGTTAAATTATCTGCAATGGGTTGTGTTTCTGCATATCCTTTATACGAAATTTGAGTTGGGTTGATTTTCTTTTCTACCAAGTAGTCATAAACAGCTTTTGCCCTGTTATTTGATAAAACCAAGTTGCTTTGTTTATTGCCTTGGTTATCCGTATGTCCGCCTATTTCAACTTTTAATTTAGGGTTTGCTTGTAAGAATTGAACCAATTTATCAAGTTCTGTTACCGATTCAGGTTTTAAATCAAACTTAGCCGTTTCAAAGAATATATTTTTTAATACCACTTTAGCTCCAGCCGTAATTGGTATTAACGGAACATCTAAAAATAAAGGATTGGTAGCACCTTGGTCTTTTAAACTAAAGTTTTCCGAATAGAATAAATACCCTGGCAAACTCACATTTAATGCATAATTTTTATTGCCTTGTAAACACATCAAAAACTCGCCACTTAGTTTGTTTGAGTAGGTTTCAATGACTGTTTTATTGGTTGCCAAATCAATTAGCTCCAGTTTAGCTGAAAGCTTGTTCTTTTTAACGGCATCGTAAACGACTCCTTTAACATAACCGGTTTGTTCGGGCCTAGCTTCTTTGTACAACTCAAATTTATAAATATCCAAGCCTCCAAAACCTCCGGCTTTAGCTGATGAAATGAAAGCATTTACGCCATCAGATGTAATGCTAAAGCTTTGTTCGTCTTTATTTGTATTAATAGGGTAACCAATATTAGTTGGTTTTTGCCAGCGGCCATTTGCATCTTTTTTGCTTCTGAAAATATCCAAGCCACCCATACCCGGATGTCCTTTACTTACAAAATACAATGTTTTATCATCTAATGCAATAAAAGGGTATTGCTCTTCACTATCCGTATTTATTTCAGGGCCCAAATTAACCGGTGGTGACCATTTTCCATTGTTGTAATTAGTCATCCAAATATCGCTGCCACCAAAGCCTCCCGGGCGTTCACTGGCAAAATAAACTGTTTTACCATTAAACGATACACTAGGTTGCGTTTCCCAGTGCCTTGTATTTACAGGTGGGCCTAAGTTTTTAGGTTCGCTCCAGCTTAATCCGTCCAGTCTGCTTAATTCAATATCGCAGCTTGTTTCAGGGGTACAAAATGTAAAAAATATATATTGCCCGTCTGCACTTATTGAAGCAGTTCCTTCATTTTGGTCCGTATTAAT of Bacteroidota bacterium contains these proteins:
- a CDS encoding OmpA family protein translates to MIKKYLFITCLFLIKLSFAQEKPFTSTKNGRAEKMFNEALSNYNLQNYSEAIALCNKAISADNNYIDARMLLSDLYERNEQEEKSQEIYNQLVLINPNFPLAYLGLASYQFDHAQYDSAYINIKKFVAYPDWYARKPIGLKLEKHIDFAVQAIKNPVPYKPINLGQNINSAHDDYFPVLTADGQTLIFTRNLGDRVSGNEDFFISKKNEEVFSLAKPLGYPINTDQNEGTASISADGQYIFFTFCTPETSCDIELSRLDGLSWSEPKNLGPPVNTRHWETQPSVSFNGKTVYFASERPGGFGGSDIWMTNYNNGKWSPPVNLGPEINTDSEEQYPFIALDDKTLYFVSKGHPGMGGLDIFRSKKDANGRWQKPTNIGYPINTNKDEQSFSITSDGVNAFISSAKAGGFGGLDIYKFELYKEARPEQTGYVKGVVYDAVKKNKLSAKLELIDLATNKTVIETYSNKLSGEFLMCLQGNKNYALNVSLPGYLFYSENFSLKDQGATNPLFLDVPLIPITAGAKVVLKNIFFETAKFDLKPESVTELDKLVQFLQANPKLKVEIGGHTDNQGNKQSNLVLSNNRAKAVYDYLVEKKINPTQISYKGYAETQPIADNLTESNRSKNRRTEFKIIQ
- a CDS encoding thioesterase family protein — encoded protein: MFESKTTVRVRYAETDQMGVVYHGNYAQYLEIGRTDALRQMGLTYKSFEENGIMMPVISLQCQYIKPAYYDDELTIVTMMKELPKIRNHFHYEIYRDTTILIAKAEVVLVNIDMKTKKPCLAPTILIEKLKTYFG
- a CDS encoding bifunctional nuclease family protein gives rise to the protein MNKIKLNVLGLSSGQTSGSYTLILGEANGNRRLPIVIGSFEAQAIAIEIEKIVPFRPMTHDLFLSFFKEFGIELVEVQIYNLNEGVFHAKLVCDQMGIIKEIEARTSDSIALAVRFKCAIYTFDDIMEEAGIIIDASEEEEDDTFIEDEIEKTIDIKAAKTNDFSKLNLDDLNKLLQEALNIEDYAIAAKIRDEIELRKK
- a CDS encoding nucleoside transporter C-terminal domain-containing protein; translated protein: MEKYTGILGILGILGLAFLLSNNKKRINYRLVFSGLALQLLLALLILKVPAVTSFFQLIGRGMQKIEGFAREGAKFCFGGVLPNPPEAAKVFGANNSFIFALNIPATIILVCVLVAILYHFGIMQRIVAVIAKGVYFIMRASGAETLSNVASAFVGQVEAQVMIRPYLQTMTKSEILASMSGSMACISGGILIVYVNMGIPAEYLIAASLMAAPASLVIAKIIYPEVEESQTKNEIKVEVKSHYTNVIDAISHGASDGMKISINIVAMLIGFIALISLINYIIGKAFPGLSLDIIFGYLFYPFAYVMGVPKQDIMQVATFMGQKLSINEFVAYNSLTAVKQTLTPKAIAIASFALCGFANFSSVGMQIGGIGALAPERRGDLAKLGLKALLCGTLASYLSACLAGIIM